In Lotus japonicus ecotype B-129 chromosome 5, LjGifu_v1.2, one genomic interval encodes:
- the LOC130719489 gene encoding zinc-finger homeodomain protein 5-like produces the protein MSDAEINFPPPGFEEVVYLECKRNHAASLNRVVHDGCQEFLKASVESNTKEAMLCVVCGCHQNFHLQYTMYTPKAKGQTRNTRNIVSSLVGPSESRVQLRASAENNPNKEMITILSKLKRKKRTVFTVNLRNQMTEFANRIGWTPKGIKREEIEHFCFKIGISHKTFLVWLNNHRPRAMKKNTEVMN, from the coding sequence ATGTCTGATGCTGAGATCAATTTTCCTCcaccaggttttgaagaagtGGTGTATCTGGAGTGCAAACGCAACCATGCAGCATCCCTGAACCGTGTTGTCCATGATGGATGCCAAGAATTTCTCAAAGCAAGTGTTGAAAGCAACACCAAAGAGGCTATGTTATGTGTTGTTTGTGGGTGTCATCAGAACTTTCATCTCCAATATACTATGTACACCCCTAAAGCCAAAGGCCAAACAAGGAACACTCGGAATATAGTAAGTTCACTTGTAGGCCCATCTGAGTCTCGTGTGCAATTAAGGGCGAGTGCCGAAAATAACCCTAACAAGGAGATGATAACGATTCTGTCAAAgctaaagaggaagaagagaacgGTTTTCACTGTGAACTTGAGGAATCAAATGACAGAATTTGCTAACAGGATAGGGTGGAcaccaaaaggaattaaaaGGGAGGAAATTGAACATTTTTGCTTCAAGATTGGAATCAGTCACAAAACATTCTTAGTGTGGCTGAACAATCATCGTCCTCGAGCGATGAAGAAGAATACAGAGGTAATGAATTGA
- the LOC130719490 gene encoding uncharacterized protein LOC130719490, which yields MEVFSKGAGNSPLQQGGDTNVWARATFRDKLLGGKVAPPTRKVVNLIEQGKMRIEHVNGNPLLPQVVTDAEVIRALCHPWQDALVVSLLGKRLGYRTMKARLTAVWRLTADFDLLDVDNGFYLVKFDIAADRTKVMEGGPWMIYDHYLAVSTWSKEFLSPLAKVTKILVWIRIPGLNVVFYDESFLLGVASAVGKAIRVDSNTLRAERGKFARICVELDLSRPVIGKVCIEGFWYRIEYEGLHVICTKCGCYGHRGRECTGEIPGGALALPAAPP from the coding sequence ATGGAGGTTTTCTCTAAAGGTGCGGGTAACAGCCCTCTCCAACAGGGCGGTGACACGAATGTCTGGGCAAGAGCAACGTTTCGAGACAAGCTGCTGGGGGGGAAAGTTGCTCCTCCGACCAGGAAAGTAGTGAACTTGATTGAACAGGGGAAGATGAGGATTGAGCATGTCAATGGCAACCCTTTGCTGCCTCAGGTGGTCACTGATGCAGAGGTGATAAGGGCGTTGTGCCACCCCTGGCAGGATGCCCTGGTAGTTTCCTTGCTAGGGAAGAGGTTGGGCTATCGAACTATGAAGGCACGGCTAACGGCCGTGTGGCGGCTCACAGCAGACTTCGACCTACTAGATGTTGATAATGGGTTTTATTTGGTGAAGTTTGATATTGCTGCGGATAGAACAAAGGTGATGGAGGGAGGACCATGGATGATTTATGATCACTACCTGGCTGTTTCCACATGGAGCAAGGAGTTTCTTTCCCCTCTAGCCAAGGTCACCAAAATCCTGGTTTGGATTCGTATACCTGGGTTGAACGTGGTCTTCTATGATGAGAGTTTTTTGCTTGGGGTGGCTTCTGCAGTGGGGAAGGCAATCAGGGTAGATAGCAATACCCTTAGAGCGGAGCGGGGAAAATTCGCACGGATTTGTGTGGAGCTTGATCTGTCTAGGCCAGTCATTGGGAAGGTGTGTATTGAAGGTTTTTGGTACAGGATAGAATACGAGGGACTACATGTCATATGCACCAAGTGTGGGTGCTATGGTCACAGGGGCAGGGAGTGCACGGGGGAGATACCTGGTGGCGCACTAGCGTTACCGGCGGCGCCGCCATAG